The Mustela erminea isolate mMusErm1 chromosome 6, mMusErm1.Pri, whole genome shotgun sequence genome includes a region encoding these proteins:
- the CHPT1 gene encoding cholinephosphotransferase 1 isoform X3 has protein sequence MYIFSTHHHLLVQSFCLCLCCMQEKFLVYYIRFNQAPYWTYLLCALGLFIYQSLDAIDGKQARRTNSCSPLGELFDHGCDSLSTVFMAIGASIAVRLGTHPDWLFFCSFIGMFMFYCAHWQTYVSGVLRFGKVDVTEIQLALVMVFVLSTFGGATMWDYTIPILEIKLKIFPVLGVVGGAIFSCSNYFHVILHGGVGKNGSTIAGTSVLSPGLHIGIIIILAIMIYKKSATNVFEKHPCLYTLMFGCVFAKISQKLVIAHMTKSELYLQDTVFFGPGLLFLDQYFNNFVDEYVVLWIAMVISSFDMMMYFSALCLQISRHLHLNIFKTSYHEAPEQVQVLPSKSHQNNMD, from the exons GCACCATACTGGACATACCTTTTATGTGCACTGGGACTCTTTATCTATCAGTCACTGGATGCTATTGATGGGAAACAAGCCAGAAGGACAAATTCTTGTTCCCCTTTAGGGGAACTTTTTGACCATGGTTGTGACTCTCTTTCCACAG TATTTATGGCAATTGGAGCTTCAATTGCGGTGCGCTTAGGAACTCATCCTGACTGGttgtttttctgctcttttattgGGATGTTCATGTTTTATTGTGCTCATTGGCAGACTTATGTTTCAGGCGTGTTGAGGTTTGGAAA AGTGGATGTAACTGAAATTCAGTTAGCTTTAGTGATGGTCTTCGTGTTGTCTACATTTGGAGGAGCAACAATGTGGGACTATACG ATACccattctagaaataaaattgaagatcTTTCCAGTTCTTGGAGTAGTAGGTGGTGCAATATTTTCCTGTTCAAATTATTTCCATGTTATCCTCCATGGTGGTGTTGGGAAGAATGGATCCACTATAGCA GGCACTAGTGTCTTGTCACCTGGACTCCACATAGGAATAATTATTATACTGGCAATAATGATCTATAAAAAGTCAGCAACTAACGTGTTTGAAAAGCATCCTTGTCTTTATACCCTTATGTTTGGATGTGTCTTTGctaaaatttcacaaaaattggTG ATAGCTCACATGACCAAAAGTGAACTGTATCTtcaagacactgtcttttttggCCCAGGTCTTTTGTTTTTAGACCAGTACTTTAATAATTTTGTAGACGAATATGTTGTTCTTTGGATAGCAATG GTCATTTCTTCATTTGATATGATGATGTACTTTAGTGCTTTGTGCCTGCAAATTTCAAGACACCTTCATCTAAATATCTTCAAGACTTCATATCATGAAGCACCTGAACAG GTTCAAGTTCTTCCTTCAAAGAGTCATCAGAATAACATGGACTGA